In the genome of Pseudomonas sp. P5_109, one region contains:
- the mprF gene encoding bifunctional lysylphosphatidylglycerol flippase/synthetase MprF → MRANSSDSQDTVTATQPINAERLRLLDRLSKYRQPIGLAVTLLLFAIALIACRHLLSELDLYALHDSILEVPKPALMGALGATVVGFIILLGYEWSASRYAGVSLAPRALALGGFTAFAIGNAIGLSMLSGGSVRYRLYVRHGLGAAEVARMTLFASLSLGCALPPLAALATLSDLPAASTALGLSETLLGVVAAVVLVLFSVLAIGLYRRRLPDQPFPDNLLVRIGRRTLRLPGRRLTFLQLIITALDVAAAATVLYLLLPETPPFGAFLLVYLLALAAGVLSHVPGGVGVFEAILLAAFSDTLGAAPLAAALLLYRLIYVVLPLLVACLLLLINEGQRLFQTRQTLRAASGLAAPILAVLVFLSGVVLLFSGATPEIDTRLEHIGFLIPHRLVDASHFGASLVGVLCLLLAQGLRRRLSAAWMLTTILLLVGALLSLLKGFDWEEASLMVLTASLLGVFRRSFYRPSRLTELPFSPLYLVASLCVLGASMWLLLFAYQDVPYSHQLWWQFTLDADAPRGLRSLLGAAVLLVVVSLTWLLRTARPVIHLPTPDELERASKILMASAQPDGGLALTGDKALLFHPNDEAFLMYARRGRSLVALYDPIGPGQQRAEMIWQFRDLCDIHHARPVFYQVRAENLPYYMDIGLTAIKLGEEARVDLKRFDLEAKGKEMKDLRYTWNRGTRDGLSLEIHEPGHAPMDELKVISDAWLTGKNVREKGFSLGRFSDDYLKYFRIAVIRFEGRPVAFANLLETYGHDLASLDLMRAHPDAPKLTMEFMMVGLIQHYKNHGYARFSLGMVPLSGLQPRRGAPLTQRLGSMVFRRGEQLYNFQGLRRFKDKFQPDWEPRYMAVPAGLDPLVALADTAALIAGGLTGLVKR, encoded by the coding sequence ATGCGCGCCAACTCGTCTGATTCACAAGACACTGTCACAGCGACACAACCGATCAACGCGGAGCGTCTGCGCCTGCTTGATCGATTGAGCAAGTACCGTCAACCCATCGGCCTGGCGGTCACCCTGCTGTTGTTCGCGATCGCGCTGATTGCCTGTCGCCACCTGTTGAGCGAACTCGACCTTTACGCGCTGCACGACTCGATCCTCGAAGTTCCGAAACCTGCGTTGATGGGCGCCCTGGGCGCAACCGTGGTGGGTTTCATCATTCTGCTCGGCTACGAATGGTCGGCCAGCCGCTATGCCGGGGTGAGCCTGGCACCGCGCGCGCTGGCACTGGGTGGTTTCACCGCCTTTGCCATCGGCAACGCCATCGGTCTTTCAATGTTGTCGGGGGGCTCGGTTCGCTATCGCCTCTATGTCCGTCATGGCCTGGGAGCGGCTGAAGTCGCCCGCATGACGCTGTTCGCCAGCCTCTCGCTGGGCTGCGCCCTGCCGCCGCTGGCCGCCCTGGCGACACTCAGCGACCTGCCAGCCGCGTCTACGGCCCTGGGGCTCTCCGAGACGCTGCTGGGCGTAGTGGCCGCCGTGGTGCTCGTGCTGTTTTCGGTGTTGGCGATCGGTCTCTATCGTCGTCGGCTTCCGGACCAGCCTTTCCCGGACAACCTGCTGGTCAGGATCGGGCGCCGTACCTTACGCCTGCCGGGGCGTCGCCTGACGTTCCTGCAATTGATCATCACGGCCCTGGACGTAGCGGCCGCCGCGACTGTCCTCTATCTACTGCTGCCGGAAACGCCACCCTTCGGCGCGTTCCTTCTGGTTTACCTGCTGGCGCTCGCCGCCGGCGTGCTCAGCCATGTGCCGGGCGGTGTCGGGGTGTTCGAGGCTATATTACTGGCGGCGTTTTCCGACACCCTCGGTGCTGCGCCGCTGGCAGCCGCCCTGCTGCTCTATCGTTTGATCTACGTGGTCCTGCCGTTGCTGGTGGCCTGCCTGCTGTTGCTGATCAACGAAGGCCAGCGCCTGTTCCAGACACGCCAGACCTTGCGCGCGGCCTCAGGCCTGGCGGCTCCGATACTGGCGGTGCTGGTATTCCTGTCCGGCGTTGTCCTGCTGTTCTCCGGCGCCACTCCGGAAATCGATACCCGCCTGGAACACATCGGTTTCCTGATCCCCCATCGACTGGTCGATGCTTCGCACTTTGGCGCCAGCCTGGTCGGCGTCCTTTGCCTGTTGCTGGCCCAGGGCCTGCGTCGGCGGCTGTCGGCCGCATGGATGCTGACCACCATTCTGTTGCTGGTCGGCGCCCTGCTCTCACTGCTCAAAGGTTTTGACTGGGAAGAAGCCAGCCTGATGGTGCTGACGGCGAGCCTGCTCGGGGTATTCCGCCGCTCGTTCTATCGCCCCAGCCGCCTGACCGAACTGCCGTTCTCGCCGCTGTACCTGGTGGCCAGCCTGTGCGTACTCGGTGCTTCGATGTGGCTGCTGCTGTTCGCCTACCAGGACGTTCCGTACAGCCACCAACTCTGGTGGCAGTTCACCCTCGACGCCGACGCCCCTCGCGGCCTGCGTTCGCTGCTCGGCGCCGCAGTGTTGCTGGTGGTGGTGTCGCTGACCTGGCTGCTGCGCACCGCGCGTCCGGTCATTCACCTGCCGACGCCCGACGAACTGGAGCGCGCCAGCAAGATCCTCATGGCATCGGCCCAACCAGATGGCGGCCTGGCCCTGACCGGTGACAAGGCGCTGCTGTTTCACCCCAATGACGAAGCCTTCCTGATGTACGCCCGCCGTGGCCGCAGCCTGGTGGCGCTGTATGACCCGATCGGCCCGGGCCAGCAACGGGCGGAAATGATCTGGCAGTTCCGCGACCTGTGCGACATCCACCACGCCCGTCCCGTGTTCTATCAAGTGCGCGCCGAGAACCTGCCGTACTACATGGACATCGGCCTGACCGCGATCAAGCTCGGCGAAGAAGCGCGGGTCGACCTCAAGCGTTTTGATCTCGAAGCCAAGGGCAAAGAGATGAAGGACCTGCGTTACACCTGGAACCGTGGCACCCGTGACGGCCTGTCCCTGGAAATCCATGAGCCGGGCCACGCGCCGATGGATGAGCTCAAGGTGATTTCCGATGCCTGGCTGACTGGCAAAAATGTCCGCGAGAAAGGTTTTTCGCTGGGCCGCTTCAGCGATGACTACCTCAAGTATTTCCGCATCGCGGTGATTCGTTTCGAAGGGCGCCCGGTGGCGTTCGCCAACCTGCTCGAGACCTATGGTCATGACCTGGCCAGCCTCGACCTGATGCGCGCCCACCCGGACGCCCCGAAGCTGACCATGGAATTCATGATGGTCGGCCTGATTCAACATTATAAAAACCATGGATACGCGCGTTTCAGCCTGGGCATGGTGCCGTTGTCGGGGTTGCAACCCCGTCGCGGCGCACCATTGACCCAGCGCCTGGGCTCGATGGTATTCCGCCGTGGTGAGCAGCTGTATAACTTCCAAGGCTTGCGCCGCTTCAAAGACAAGTTCCAGCCTGATTGGGAACCCCGTTATATGGCCGTGCCCGCCGGACTCGATCCGCTGGTTGCGCTGGCCGACACTGCCGCCCTGATCGCGGGCGGCTTGACCGGATTGGTGAAACGCTGA